The Raphanus sativus cultivar WK10039 unplaced genomic scaffold, ASM80110v3 Scaffold0999, whole genome shotgun sequence genome contains a region encoding:
- the LOC108834753 gene encoding uncharacterized protein LOC108834753, with translation MGIFPEFGGWISQNTQQHKKSENVKSKPVREKKTHDERDETKEQLKLWRDANKKEQYNEPSPTVKVHTDHKIDSFSSVDMDFTLGLPPQAAYDLLTNQDNKTYSREINGRPLLKAISRKVTSEIGMGNRPVLEVEKELSWNFLFFSGTIPIRLNVLEEPKELAAYNWKMRKGMDYMETFKVNYRVEPMYVDAERLCKHKKPKSIEEYRKCSGGKGLIASKVKVDQNFRPSFPWNLPLLSWYFRRFTVATTKKVVEDLQTRAGDIRRL, from the exons ATGGGTATTTTTCCTGAGTTTGGTGGCTGGATCAGTCAGAACACTCAACAGcataaaaaatctgaaaatgtTAAATCCAAGCCtgtgagagagaaaaaaactcaCGATGAGAGAGATGAGACGAAGGAGCAATTAAAACTGTGGAGAGATGCAAATAAGAAGGAACAATATAATGAACCTTCTCCTACGGTGAAG GTGCATACAGACCATAAAATTGATAGCTTTTCCAGTGTGGACATGGATTTTACATTAGGATTGCCACCTCAAGCAGCTTACGACCTTTTAACTAATCAAGACAACAAAACATACTCCAGAGAAATCAATGGCCGCCCACTTCTG AAAGCCATATCAAGAAAAGTTACATCAGAGATAGGTATGGGGAATAGGCCGGTCCTGGAGGTTGAGAAAGAGTTGTCATGGaacttccttttcttttctggAACTATCCCAATACGTCTAAATGTCCTCGAAGAGCCAAAAGAACTTGCT GCATATAACTGGAAAATGAGAAAAGGAATGGACTACATGGAAACGTTCAAGGTTAACTATAGAGTGGAGCCAATGTATGTTGATGCAGAACGCTTGTGCAAGCACAAGAAGCCGAAGAGTATAGAAGAATACAGAAAATGTAGTGGTGGAAAAGGATTGATTGCGTCCAAGGTTAAAGTGGACCAGAATTTTAGGCCTTCTTTTCCTTGGAATCTGCCACTGCTGTCTTGGTACTTTCGCCGGTTCACTGTTGCGACCACTAAGAAAGTGGTGGAAGATCTTCAAACCCGGGCTGGCGATATCCGTCGGTTGTAA
- the LOC108834751 gene encoding uncharacterized protein LOC108834751 — protein sequence MEKYLINLKRKAPSSPPSSSQSDLDDLDNLPWDPADRKRISEYNANQKNEFPNWLEYSVKKDAAFCLYCYLFRDNAGKGGRNDAWTVDGFSSWNKAKNISEHVGAVNSFHNNAAMKCENLMKQGLPFRGHEEKDETANNGNFVELLKYTAEQNEDVKLVKSIIDEIDHDVFGLLVDESADVSYKEQMAVVFRYVDKSGIVKERFISLTHVSDTSSSSLKSAIDSLFAKYGLSITKVRGQGYDGAMGASCKRKDAFRENHKKTIEKEVNDGERKTGKGLNQDVSVQRPGMTRWSSHYRTLLRVVECFSSILQEFNDRFNEVNTKLLICAASLSPIDSFSQFDHSKLMRLSTFYPSDFSQGECISLDQQLDIYIDNLRNDERFTHLEDLGELARTLVETRKHLSFPLVYRLLKLILILPVATATVERSFSAMKIVKTDRRNRIGDEFLNDCLICFIEKDVFEKVTNEAVMKRFQDMKDRRVFL from the exons ATGGagaaatatttgataaatttgaaaagaaaagctCCATCATCACCCCCATCATCATCTCAGAGTGATTTGGATGATTTAGATAATCTACCATGGGATCCTGCTGATCGGAAAAGAATATCAGAATATAATGCAAATCAAAAGAATGAG TTTCCAAATTGGTTAGAATATAGTGTGAAGAAAGATGCAGCTTTTTGCCTATATTGTTACTTGTTCAGAGACAATGCTGGTAAAGGTGGAAGAAATGATGCATGGACAGTTGACGGTTTTTCCAGCTGGAATAAAGCTAAAAATATTTCAGAGCATGTAGGAGCTGTTAACAGTTTTCACAACAATGCAGCAATGAAGTGTGAAAACTTGATGAAGCAAG GGTTACCTTTTCGTGGGCATGAAGAGAAAGATGAAACTGCTAATAATGGTAACTTTGTTGAACTCTTGAAATACACTGCCGAACAAAATGAAGATGTGA AGCTAGTCAAAAGCATTATTGATGAAATTGATCATGATGTATTTGGTTTGTTGGTGGATGAGTCTGCAGATGTTTCTTATAAGGAACAAATGGCAGTTGTGTTTCGGTATGTTGACAAGAGTGGGATAGTCAAAGAGAGATTCATAAGTCTTACTCATGTAAGTGAtacatcttcatcatctttgAAATCTGCAATTGATTCTTTGTTTGCTAAGTATGGATTAAGCATTACAAAGGTGAGAGGGCAAGGTTATGATGGTGCAA TGGGAGCTTCATGTAAAAGGAAAGATGCATTCAgagaaaatcacaaaaaaacGATTGAGAAAGAAGTTAATGATGGTGAACGTAAGACTGGAAAAGGGTTAAATCAAGATGTTTCTGTTCAAAGACCAGGGATGACTCGTTGGAGCTCTCACTATAGGACTTTGCTGCGTGTGGTTGAGTGTTTTTCTTCTATC CTTCAAGAGTTCAACGATCGCTTTAATGAGGTGAACACTAAACTACTTATTTGTGCTGCTTCTTTATCTCCCATCGATTCGTTCTCCCAGTTTGACCATTCAAAACTGATGAGATTATCGACTTTCTACCCATCTGACTTTAGTCAGGGAGAGTGCATATCTCTTGACCAACAGCTAGATATCTATATCGATAACCTTCGAAATGATGAAAGGTTTACTCATTTAGAAGATCTTGGAGAACTTGCTCGTACTTTGGTGGAAACACGAAAGCATTTGTCATTCCCTTTGGTTTATAGGCTTCTGaagttgattttgattttgcCGGTTGCCACTGCAACCGTTGAGAGAAGTTTTTCAGCTATGAAGATCGTGAAGACAGATCGACGAAATCGGATTGGCGATGAGTTTTTGAAtgattgtttaatttgttttatcgAAAAAGATGTATTTGAAAAAGTTACGAATGAAGCTGTGATGAAAAGATTTCAGGATATGAAAGATCGTAgagtatttttataa